In Candidatus Methylomirabilota bacterium, one genomic interval encodes:
- a CDS encoding TRAP transporter large permease: MITAVTATFFLLALLGMPLSFVLGIASVVGVLTVGTPLLQLPGKLVHAIDSFPLMAIPLFTLGGELMLRAGIMERLFDLANAVVGRIRGGLAHVTIMAEMIVSMMTGTAVGDAAALAGMLGPPLTKAYGREFAATIVASASTLGPIIPPSAAVIVYAVMAGDVSVAGLFLAGFIPGAIIALALMALCSWFAYRRGYPLAGEPFSLRRLGHEVRRSFIVLMMPVVVIGGIIVGAFTATEGAAISVVYAIVVGFFITRKLKLRDLPKALLNAAIVTAVVGALIGFASMVTYLFTAELLPQRITETLQGLTSSPLGFTFLVMVMLIVVGMFLESNAAYIMLVPLLAPVALTYGLDPIYFGFLFIINITLGSLTPPVGILLFVVAALWDLPLSRLIVNIWPFILVTYAGLFLCMLFPPLVTFLPRLFGY; this comes from the coding sequence GTGATCACCGCGGTCACCGCCACCTTCTTCCTGCTCGCGCTCCTCGGCATGCCGCTCTCGTTCGTCCTCGGCATCGCCTCGGTGGTGGGCGTGCTGACGGTGGGGACGCCGCTCCTCCAGCTCCCCGGGAAGCTCGTCCACGCCATCGACTCCTTCCCGCTCATGGCCATCCCCCTCTTCACGCTCGGCGGCGAGCTGATGCTCCGGGCCGGCATCATGGAGCGGCTGTTCGACCTCGCCAACGCGGTGGTGGGCCGGATCCGCGGCGGCCTCGCCCACGTGACCATCATGGCCGAGATGATCGTGTCGATGATGACGGGGACGGCGGTGGGGGACGCCGCCGCCCTCGCCGGGATGCTGGGCCCCCCCCTCACCAAGGCCTACGGCCGCGAGTTCGCGGCCACCATCGTGGCCTCCGCCTCGACCCTCGGCCCCATCATCCCGCCCAGCGCCGCCGTGATCGTCTACGCCGTGATGGCGGGCGACGTCTCGGTGGCCGGCCTCTTCCTGGCCGGGTTCATTCCCGGCGCCATCATCGCCCTCGCCCTCATGGCCCTCTGCAGCTGGTTCGCCTACCGGCGGGGGTACCCGCTGGCCGGCGAGCCGTTCTCGCTCCGGCGCCTCGGGCACGAGGTCCGCCGCTCCTTCATCGTCCTCATGATGCCGGTGGTGGTCATCGGGGGGATCATCGTGGGCGCCTTCACCGCCACCGAGGGAGCCGCCATCTCCGTCGTCTACGCGATCGTCGTCGGCTTCTTCATCACCCGGAAGCTCAAGCTGCGCGACCTGCCCAAGGCGCTCCTGAACGCCGCCATCGTCACCGCGGTGGTGGGGGCGCTCATCGGCTTCGCCTCGATGGTGACCTACCTCTTCACCGCCGAGCTCCTCCCCCAGCGGATCACGGAGACGCTCCAGGGCCTGACGTCCAGCCCGCTGGGCTTCACCTTCCTCGTGATGGTGATGCTGATCGTGGTCGGCATGTTCCTGGAGTCGAACGCGGCCTACATCATGCTGGTGCCGCTCCTGGCGCCGGTCGCCCTCACCTACGGGCTCGACCCGATCTACTTCGGCTTCCTCTTCATCATCAACATCACGCTGGGCTCGCTGACGCCGCCGGTCGGCATCCTCCTGTTCGTCGTCGCGGCCCTCTGGGACCTGCCCCTCTCCCGGCTCATCGTCAACATCTGGCCGTTCATCCTCGTGACCTACGCCGGGCTCTTCCTCTGCATGCTGTTCCCACCGCTGGTCACGTTCCTCCCGCGGCTCTTCGGCTACTGA
- a CDS encoding SDR family oxidoreductase, which produces MSYADHFDFTGRRVCVTGAASGIGAGMARAFAGVGATVVLADVDREGLQALAGKLGPPAEWHHFDQADLASIEGLVRAVGPVDVLLNNAGILLYEPFLDLTWPDLRRIVDVDLVGPIALTRLVGEAMVRRRAGVILHTSSQLVYNGAEFRAVYAAAKAAISQLVKTAALEWGRSGVRVNAIAPGRTLTKSNRHLLSDPVEYARHLERIPLGRYGQPEDIANVAVFLASDAAAYITGQTIVVDGGWVLP; this is translated from the coding sequence ATGAGCTACGCCGACCACTTCGACTTCACGGGGCGTCGCGTCTGCGTGACAGGGGCGGCGAGCGGGATCGGGGCCGGCATGGCCCGGGCCTTCGCGGGCGTGGGCGCCACCGTGGTCCTCGCCGACGTCGACCGCGAGGGGCTCCAGGCGCTGGCCGGCAAGCTGGGCCCTCCGGCCGAGTGGCACCACTTCGACCAGGCGGACCTCGCCTCCATCGAGGGCCTGGTGCGCGCGGTCGGCCCCGTCGACGTGCTCCTCAACAACGCCGGGATCCTGCTCTACGAGCCCTTCCTCGACCTCACCTGGCCCGACCTCCGGCGGATCGTCGACGTCGATCTGGTGGGGCCCATCGCCCTCACCCGGCTCGTCGGCGAGGCCATGGTGCGGCGCAGGGCGGGCGTCATCCTCCACACCAGCTCGCAGCTCGTCTACAACGGGGCGGAGTTCCGCGCGGTCTACGCGGCCGCCAAGGCCGCCATCTCCCAGCTCGTCAAGACGGCGGCCCTCGAATGGGGACGCTCGGGGGTGCGGGTGAACGCGATCGCCCCCGGTCGCACGCTCACGAAGAGCAACCGGCACCTGCTCTCGGATCCGGTCGAGTACGCGAGGCACCTCGAGCGCATCCCCCTCGGCCGTTACGGGCAGCCGGAGGACATCGCCAACGTGGCCGTCTTCCTGGCCTCGGATGCGGCGGCCTACATCACCGGGCAGACGATCGTCGTGGACGGTGGATGGGTCCTGCCCTAG
- a CDS encoding NAD(P)-dependent oxidoreductase: MLPIILVTGASGFIGHRVAAGLHADGRPVIGLDRRPPPPGGAPFAFHEADVNDVHRLHAAVRGRELDAIVHCGGLSGLMVGRDNPFMICETNVRGTAHVLELARQLRPRRIVFCSSISAYGETPPDAVVTEEMPLRPTTVYGASKAAGEAILGAYTAEHGVDAVALRITHVYGPGRETECFIRQLLEAAAARRPTRLPHSWRSRRQYVHVTDVVDAIGLALAADALPRRAYNVGPGRQHTLGEVAETVKRVVGPVDVDFDDAREPSEYRCGLLDVSAAARDLGYRPKVELEAGIAAYAAALR; this comes from the coding sequence ATGCTGCCCATCATCCTCGTCACCGGCGCCAGCGGGTTCATCGGACATCGGGTGGCCGCCGGCCTCCACGCGGACGGGCGGCCGGTCATCGGTCTCGACCGGCGGCCGCCGCCGCCGGGGGGCGCGCCCTTCGCCTTTCACGAGGCCGACGTCAACGACGTGCACCGCCTCCACGCGGCGGTGAGGGGACGGGAGCTGGACGCGATCGTCCACTGCGGGGGCCTCTCCGGGCTCATGGTCGGGCGCGACAACCCGTTCATGATCTGCGAGACCAACGTCCGCGGCACCGCCCACGTCCTCGAGCTGGCCCGGCAGCTCCGGCCCCGACGGATCGTCTTCTGCTCGTCCATCTCGGCCTACGGCGAGACGCCGCCGGACGCCGTGGTGACCGAGGAGATGCCGCTCCGGCCGACGACGGTCTACGGCGCCTCCAAGGCGGCCGGGGAGGCGATCCTCGGCGCCTACACGGCCGAGCACGGGGTCGACGCCGTCGCCCTCCGCATCACCCACGTCTATGGTCCCGGGCGGGAGACCGAATGCTTCATCCGCCAGTTGCTGGAGGCCGCGGCCGCCCGGCGCCCCACCCGGCTGCCCCACTCGTGGCGTTCGCGGCGGCAGTACGTCCACGTGACCGACGTGGTGGACGCGATCGGGCTCGCGCTCGCCGCCGACGCCCTGCCCCGGCGGGCCTACAACGTCGGCCCGGGCCGCCAGCACACGCTGGGCGAGGTGGCCGAGACCGTGAAGCGGGTGGTGGGGCCGGTCGACGTCGACTTCGACGACGCCCGGGAGCCGTCCGAGTACCGGTGCGGCCTCCTCGACGTCAGCGCCGCCGCCCGCGACCTCGGCTACCGGCCGAAGGTCGAGCTGGAGGCGGGCATCGCCGCCTACGCCGCCGCCCTGCGCTAG